Proteins encoded together in one Plasmodium brasilianum strain Bolivian I chromosome 4, whole genome shotgun sequence window:
- a CDS encoding hypothetical protein (conserved Plasmodium protein) gives MNKTLHCTSVSELRSSKICEAINKYSLSTLNYNTSRNVETGKELDSASDKTFCLDGISEEEEELRTYSSIVVGKCLLCESINTALNNEWSTIRLKDTKEKWPNCELRGEMKGESHHRSMLNFIIEQNKNIITNTINISDSIFNVLKIMEDTNKSNELNYLMRKIEHEDIKELIYVNTKLFMLQVRKIYQVLIDLQISGLCNYGTKVDKVSSTYRHIVDSAKEAEHVQNKKDKNINLMVKKYIILKKYYKKLCEKYKMENNLLKRAFIINAKCCNEEYQQKYPFQIDGICTGIYIKGSTNRKRNRKIKRRKKFLRSRGFLLYKVSYMNNKILKKYNQPGEGDSEVTPDVIDGSKKVQVNLEKCNGKCLFLLTENEKLPKDCLERTDKGRPSNGASINVDDIYQTNQEDLPALVNLKKSNKNKIGLACTHGPAECRELFRKKRAQEEGEEEENEKEENMMEKKEDDKDNKGDNENGLAGIQNNKRDDDNYITFETRLGDNSKSVSEMEKNISGYKDINTHVNIFDEICKRKEPIHDESNQKEFQTRFNDKEAVVVESSVLEEKGEKKRAKGEREKKWKVSQRKEEENRGLDSDKGKIILDENSKESDHFSVQEVGEAKHVKHAKHAKQANQAK, from the exons ATGAACAAGACCCTACATTGCACATCGGTATCTGAATTACGATCGTCGAAAATATGTGAAGCCATAAACAAGTACTCGCTTAGCACGTTAAACTATAACACTAGTAGAAACGTCGAAACAGGAAAAGAGCTTGACAGTGCGAGTGACAAAACATTCTGCTTAGATGGCATATCAGAAGAAGAGGAGGAGTTGAGGACCTACAGCTCCATTGTAGTAGGCAAGTGCTTATTGTGCGAATCGATTAACACTGCTCTGA ACAATGAATGGTCAACTATAAGGCTCAAGGATACCAAAGAGAAATGGCCAAATTGTGAGTTGAGAGGGGAAATGAAAGGAG AATCCCACCATAGGTCGATGTTGAACTTCATCATAGAGCAAAACAAAAACATCATAACCAacacaataaatataagtgacagtatttttaatgttttaaaaattatggaggatacaaataaatcaaatgaattaaattatttgatgAGAAAAATTGAGCATGAAGATATTAAAGAgttaatttatgtaaatacaaaattgttTATGTTACAAGTtcgaaaaatatatcaagtCTTAATTGATCTTCAGATAAGTGGACTATGTAACTATGGGACCAAAGTAGACAAAGTAAGCAGCACTTATAGACACATTGTCGACAGTGCAAAAGAAGCTGAACATGTTCAGaataaaaaagacaaaaatattaatttaatggttaaaaagtatattattttaaaaaagtactacaaaaaattatgtgaAAAGTATAAGATGGAAAATAATCTTTTAAAGAGAGCTTTCATCATAAACGCAAAATGTTGCAATGAGGAGTACCAACAAAAATACCCTTTCCAGATTGATGGCATTTGTACaggtatttatataaaggGGAGTACAAATAGGAAgagaaacagaaaaataaaaagaagaaagaagTTTTTGCGTTCTCGTGGATTCCTCTTATACAAag tCTCATACATGAACAATAAGATATTAAAGAAATACAACCAACCTGGAGAAGGTGATAGTGAAGTAACCCCTGACGTAATAGATGGCTCCAAAAAAGTTCAGgtaaatttagaaaaatgcAATGGAAAATGTTTGTTCTTGCTAACTGAAAATGAGAAGTTACCAAAAGATTGTCTTGAAAGAACAGATAAAGGGAGGCCTTCAAATGGGGCATCTATCAATGTTGATGATATTTACCAGACTAATCAGGAAGATTTACCTGCActtgtaaatttaaaaaagagtaataaaaataaaatcggACTTGCATGTACGCATGGGCCTGCGGAGTGCAGAGAGCTGTTTAGGAAGAAGAGAGCACAAGAGGAGGGTGAAGAGGAAGAGAATGAGAAGGAAGAAAATATgatggaaaaaaaggaagatgACAAAGATAACAAAGGTGATAACGAGAATGGCCTTGCAGGCATACAAAATAACAAGAGGGACgatgataattatattacCTTTGAAACAAGACTCGGTGATAACAGTAAAAGTGTAAgtgaaatggaaaaaaatataagtggatataaagatataaatacacatgtGAATATATTTGATGAAATCTGTAAGCGTAAAGAACCTATTCATGATGAGTCTAACCAGAAGGAATTTCAAACTAGATTTAACGACAAAgaagcagtagtagtagaaTCTAGCGTACTAGAGGagaaaggggaaaaaaaaagggcaaAGGGTGAGAGAGAAAAGAAGTGGAAAGTAAGTCAGCGTaaggaagaagaaaataggGGTTTAGATTCAGACAAagggaaaataattttggATGAAAATTCAAAGGAAAGCGACCACTTCAGTGTGCAGGAAGTTGGTGAAGCGAAACATGTGAAACATGCGAAACATGCGAAACAAGCAAATCAAGCGAAATAA
- a CDS encoding hypothetical protein (conserved Plasmodium protein), whose product MESLNKTHQRGITIKSSEMGKHKGNRKNEFLKEIKRINSMICVYDKHIDSCRNNKKEFYHQLSVLIDYDNMVKRKYENYERELKEFSKGKVYINNVKGDNRKRNQNISEHARGDRVDKIELKECKKIKMELKKSIRELKTQKRKCLSNLTKWQLVYNMKRHKLCKKIIKKCIGCTEKKLSEGKNIQKTYSLNYDDRKNSNINFCRADSAEGSRRNGASSTYIDNKRLNLFKHEHFRKKELLLLSLEEGIKMGKHNSNSARGFSSPAICCRKGVHMEMPISITIIRGIRSTGRVRSTGRVRSTDRVRSTGRVRSTGRVRSTGRVRSTGRVRSTGRVRSTGRVRSTGRVRSTGRVRSTGRVRSTGRVRSTDKVRNVKEEEAVKIEASEQTGITTIGVYELSNMLKEKVDVKCNDDVSVIKDSEAKNSLSISQAVVQVRGEEVETNTDKNNNIEVHVYPVKSEKGECIDENKNEDGRKVNTVTRKNDGCEPNEVKKKYITTNGYNIHRKEEIEDKEKLNIVPYVPNGPITSSDMTLINYVERASKCKNGSQIFVSAEREQGMEGIEQIEELKNNWDESINEKLESQIINMVNSTQDETTKFTQVNRNNDIVKPLVQQNRSNIKGEEEGEIKNENCKNEHIDSDNKNIKIYTSNDEAVNGKETVKQSSHRVSPKKSKRKRKKHKAGGAENKMGEGEDKVGEGEDKMREAKNKVEEEKNMAGGAENRMGEEEDKVGGAKNKVEEEKNMVGGAENRMGEGEDKVGGTENKMSEGEDKVREAKNKVDEEKNMTGGAENRMGEGEDKVGGTENKMSEGEDKVREAKNKVDEEKNMTGGAKGKAGKVKDKAVKTKNKKGSTDAPMDTTSHVERKKKEFKTDGETNLQSTETENEIVHDIMSKYSQTLQYTSFLDYIKNKKDQA is encoded by the coding sequence aTGGAGAGCTTAAATAAGACACATCAAAGAGGTATAACAATAAAGAGCAGCGAAATGGGTAAACACAAAGGAAACAGGAAGAACGAATTCTtgaaagaaattaaaagaataaactcAATGATTTGTGTATATGATAAACATATAGACTCGTgtaggaataataaaaaagagtttTACCATCAATTGTCTGTACTGATAGATTATGATAACAtggtaaaaagaaaatatgaaaattacgAAAGGGAGTTAAAAGAGTTCAGTAAGGGTaaagtatacataaataatgttaaaggtgataatagaaaaagaaatcaGAATATAAGTGAGCATGCTAGGGGAGATCGCGTAGATAAAATAGAACTCAAGGAAtgtaagaaaattaaaatggaattaaaaaaaagtataagaGAGTTGAAAACTCAGAAACGTAAATGTTTAAGtaatttaacaaaatggCAACTTGTTTATAATATGAAGAGACATAAactatgtaaaaaaataataaagaaatgtaTAGGGTGCACTGAGAAGAAACTATCAGAAGGAAAAAACATCCAAAAAACGTATTCGTTAAATTATGATGACAGAAAAAATAgcaatattaatttttgtagaGCGGACTCAGCTGAAGGTAGTAGAAGAAATGGTGCTTCTTCTACCTACATCGATAATAAAAGATTAAATCTATTTAAGCATGAACATTTTCGAAAGAAGGAGCTATTACTACTTTCACTTGAAGAAGGGATAAAGATGGGAAAACACAACTCGAACAGTGCAAGGGGATTCAGCAGTCCTGCCATTTGCTGTAGGAAAGGGGTGCATATGGAAATGCCTATTTCCATCACAATAATTAGAGGGATTAGAAGCACTGGCAGGGTTAGAAGCACTGGCAGGGTTAGAAGCACTGACAGGGTTAGAAGCACTGGCAGAGTTAGAAGCACTGGCAGAGTTAGAAGCACTGGCAGAGTTAGAAGCACTGGCAGAGTTAGAAGCACTGGCAGAGTTAGAAGCACTGGCAGAGTTAGAAGCACTGGCAGAGTTAGAAGCACTGGCAGGGTTAGAAGCACTGGCAGGGTTAGAAGCACTGGCAGGGTTAGAAGCACTGACAAGGTTAGAAATGTTAAAGAGGAGGAAGCCGTAAAAATCGAAGCAAGCGAACAAACAGGAATTACCACAATTGGTGTGTATGAACTATCAAATATGCTTAAAGAAAAAGTTGATGTAAAATGTAATGATGATGTAAGTGTAATAAAGGATTCGGAAGCAAAGAACTCTTTGAGCATTTCACAGGCGGTTGTACAAGTAAGAGGGGAAGAAGTAGAAACAAATACCGACAAGAACAACAATATAGAGGTACACGTCTATCCAGTGAAAAGTGAAAAAGGTGAGTGTATagatgaaaacaaaaatgaagacGGAAGGAAAGTAAACACAGtaacaagaaaaaatgatGGATGTGAACCCAATGaagtaaagaaaaagtaCATTACCACCAATGGCTATAATATCCATCGAAAGGAAGAAATtgaagataaagaaaaattaaatattgtaCCATATGTGCCAAATGGACCAATTACATCAAGTGATATGACACTTATTAACTATGTAGAGAGGGCGAGcaaatgtaaaaatggaaGTCAAATATTTGTAAGTGCAGAGAGGGAACAGGGAATGGAAGGCATTGAACAGATAGAGGAGTTAAAGAATAATTGGGATGAAagcataaatgaaaaattagaaTCTCAGATAATAAACATGGTTAACAGTACTCAGGATGAAACAACCAAGTTCACACAAGTGAACAGAAACAACGACATAGTGAAACCTCTCGTTCAACAAAATAGATCCAATATCAAAGGTGAAGAAGAgggagaaataaaaaatgaaaattgtaAGAATGAACATATAGATTCTGATAATAAGAATATCAAAATATACACTTCAAATGATGAAGCGGTAAATGGTAAGGAAACGGTAAAGCAGTCTTCCCATAGGGTATCGCcaaaaaagagtaaaagaaagaggaaaaaaCATAAGGCGGGGGGAGCTGAAAATAAGATGGGAGAAGGGGAAGATAAGGTGGGAGAAGGAGAAGATAAGATGAGGGAAGCTAAGAATAAGGTggaagaagagaaaaatatgGCGGGGGGAGCTGAAAATAGGATGGGAGAAGAGGAGGATAAGGTGGGGGGAGCTAAGAATAAGGTGGAAGAAGAGAAGAATATGGTGGGGGGAGCTGAAAATAGGATGGGAGAAGGGGAGGATAAGGTGGGGGGAACTGAGAATAAGATGAGTGAAGGGGAAGATAAGGTGAGGGAAGCTAAGAATAAGGTGgacgaagaaaaaaatatgacgGGGGGAGCTGAAAATAGGATGGGAGAAGGGGAGGATAAGGTGGGGGGAACTGAGAATAAGATGAGTGAAGGGGAAGATAAGGTGAGGGAAGCTAAGAATAAGGTGgacgaagaaaaaaatatgacgGGAGGAGCAAAGGGTAAAGCGGGGAAAGTGAAGGATAAGGCGGTTAAAACTAAGAATAAGAAGGGAAGTACAGATGCCCCAATGGACACAACTTCCCATGTGGAAcggaagaaaaaagaattcaAAACAGATGGTGAAACAAATTTGCAAAGTACGGAAACTGAAAATGAAATTGTCCACGATATAATGAGTAAATATTCGCAGACACTACAGTACACGAGCTTTTTagattatattaaaaataaaaaggatcAAGCATAA
- a CDS encoding 2-methoxy-6-polyprenyl-1, with product MKAKKLCDYYNYNRFRKKNNLVSFLRRELKSYSTKSDHFSSNEKLYNFGFQKVTEEIKSKLVNNLFSKVSNKYDLMNDLMSLRLHHCWKNELVKELDLFLKYHSYNMEEEMYIHKRDTINEDKNMEMGNFHKMWNEEQYSEDPHIREREKYEHGQEKYEQDREKYEHGQEKYEQDREKYEQDREKYERDKEKYEKGMEKYEKGMEKYEKGMEKSSASQDGGKMHSCKILDLAGGTGDIAFRILEKYKYHLKKRKSSNNSYSEYLSDEMCINYMPNIIVCDINSDMIKVGIEKAKNLNYDKYITWLIENAENLKSFEDNSVDIITLSFGIRNFTNIPKALKEVHRVLKPGGRFLCLEFSKVNCDVINIFYKFYLNNFIPLLGKLVANSEHSYKYLAESIQTFLTPDELSQLMHQCNFRSISYTTLSLGIVAIHSAYKLII from the exons ATGAAagctaaaaaattatgcgATTACTACAACTATAACCGTTTCAGAAAGAAAAACAATCTGGTTTCATTTTTAAGGAGGGAACTGAAGTCATATAGCACAAAAAGCGATCACTTCAGTAGCAATGAAA AGCTGTACAATTTTGGATTTCAAAAAGTAACGGAGGAAATAAAATCAAAGCTTGTAAACAACTTATTCAGTAAGGTGTCAAATAAATATGACTTGATGAACGATTTGATGAGTCTGCGCTTGCACCACTGTTGGAAGAACGAGTTGGTAAAAGAATTagacttatttttaaaatatcatagTTATAATATGGAAGAAgaaatgtacatacataaaaggGATACCATAAATGAAGATAAGAACATGGAAATGGGAAATTTTCACAAAATGTGGAATGAAGAACAATATTCAGAAGATCCCCATATAAgggaaagagaaaaatacgAACATGGTcaggaaaaatatgaacaggaTAGAGAAAAATACGAACATGGTcaggaaaaatatgaacaggatagagaaaaatatgaacaggatagagaaaaatatgaacgggataaggaaaaatatgaaaagggaatggaaaaatacgaaaagggaatggaaaaatatgaaaagggAATGGAAAAAAGTTCAGCATCACAGGATGGGGGAAAAATGCATTCCTGTAAAATTTTAGATTTAGCTGGAGGTACAGGTGACATCGCTTTTCgaatattagaaaaatataaatatcatttaaaaaaaagaaaaagtagtAATAACAGTTATAGTGAATATTTGTCTGATGAGATGTGCATAAATTATATGCCCAACATAATTGTTTGTGATATTAATAGTGATATGATTAAAGTAGGAATAGAAAAGGCAAagaatttaaattatgacaaatatataacatggTTAATTGAAAATgctgaaaatttaaaatctTTTGAAGATAATTCAGTAGATATAATTACCTTATCATTTGGTATAAGgaattttacaaatattccAAAAGCTTTAAAAGAAGTACATCGAGTTTTAAAACCAGGTGGAAGGTTTTTATGTCTTGAATTTAGCAAAGTAAATTGTgatgttataaatattttttataaattttatttaaataattttattcccTTACTCGGGAAATTAGTAGCAAATAGTGAGCATTCATACAAATACTTAGCAGAAAGCATACAGACATTTTTAACTCCTGATGAGTTATCTCAATTAATGCATCAGTGTAATTTTAGAAGCATTTCTTATACAACCCTGTCCCTAGGAATCGTTGCTATTCACTCCGCGTACAAGTtaatcatataa